A part of Candidatus Binatia bacterium genomic DNA contains:
- the gloB gene encoding hydroxyacylglutathione hydrolase yields the protein MRVVPVDQLADNYAYLVIDEAARIAGVVDVAEAVPVLEAARREGVTIVAILSTHHHFDHVGGNQDLLAALRPSSVEVYGYGGDRERIPGITRGLGDGEELSIGSLRARAIFIPAHTRGHIAYYFASDGVVFTGDTLFAGGCGRLFEGDAPQMMASLSRLAGLPDDTRVYCGHEYTARNLEFAAELEPANDALVRRRREVADLRSAGRPTVPSTIALEKQTNPFLRWTSPELVASVRAREAGIGGDAASIFAATRRLKDNF from the coding sequence ATGCGCGTCGTCCCCGTCGACCAGCTCGCCGACAACTACGCGTATCTCGTCATCGACGAAGCGGCGCGCATCGCCGGTGTCGTCGACGTCGCCGAAGCCGTTCCCGTGCTGGAGGCCGCAAGGCGCGAAGGCGTCACCATCGTCGCGATCCTCTCGACGCACCATCATTTCGATCACGTCGGCGGCAACCAGGACTTGCTGGCGGCACTGCGGCCGAGCAGCGTCGAGGTCTACGGCTACGGGGGCGACCGCGAGCGCATCCCCGGCATCACGCGCGGGCTCGGCGACGGCGAGGAGCTTTCGATCGGTTCCCTTCGGGCAAGGGCGATCTTCATTCCCGCGCATACGCGTGGCCACATTGCGTACTATTTCGCGTCGGACGGCGTTGTCTTTACCGGTGACACGCTGTTTGCCGGCGGCTGCGGGCGTCTATTCGAAGGCGACGCGCCGCAGATGATGGCGTCGCTGTCACGCCTGGCCGGCCTGCCCGACGACACGCGCGTTTACTGCGGCCACGAATACACGGCGCGCAATCTCGAATTCGCCGCCGAGCTGGAGCCCGCCAACGACGCGCTCGTGCGGCGCCGTCGCGAGGTCGCCGACTTGAGGTCGGCCGGGCGCCCGACAGTGCCGTCGACGATCGCTCTCGAAAAACAGACGAATCCTTTCCTGCGCTGGACGAGCCCCGAGCTCGTCGCGTCCGTAAGGGCGCGGGAAGCAGGCATCGGCGGCGACGCCGCATCGATCTTCGCGGCCACGCGACGCCTCAAGGACAACTTCTGA